ATTACTTGAGTTTGTTGCCTGACTCAATGGTTTACTGGTTGTTGATTTGTTTTTTGAAGCTGGCATTGTAAAGTACTCCTACTACCAATCTTGCATTCTTTACGCACTACTGTTTGAACATTTTGCTAATCGTCCGACAGTGTCGCTTGAATGTAGTAACTCACACATTGTAAGGCAAGTCGGACTTGACAAAATGGCAACAAGAGACCTCTCGTAGCATAGATTTTGGCTTTCGAATATTATGTGGATGTCTCTACCCCTCTTAAATAAAAAAGTGAGATCATTTTTCTTGATGTGTGATTTTATCTTCATCATATCTTAAAAAAAAACCGATGTGAGATTTTCTTCTCGTTGCGTTATCCTCGAAATGAGACAAAGAAACGAGTGAAACACACCTCCGGTATACCGGATTCTTCTCATCATACTTAATAACCTCTGTATAATCAAACAATTAACTATTTTCTGTCAAATCGTTTGCTTTTGCGAGAAGTAGAGCTATATTGTCGTATGACAGTGTCTTAGGACTAAATCACACGACACAATCATACGACAACAACAAAGTGATATCATGATGAAGTTTCTGTCGTTTATCAAACAAACCAACAACCAAGTAGTGTTTTTCAATCAACAGCAAAGTCATTTCGGTTAGCTAATTAATTATCAGCTACAATATACGGAATGACGAAGTCACAAATCGTGAATAGTGCGGTAATCTTCTAGGTTGAGAACCTTACTGCTTCGACAGTCGATCAACCGAAATTCCTCGCCGCCCTCATCAGATAGCGAGGAGCCTGAAACCTTCCGGATTGGTTCGCCAACCAGAAGTTCAGCACACTCATGAAAGGGGTGTTCCGATGAAGTTTGTAATTCTCATAACATCATTGGCGTTGTTGCTTTGCGCATTCAACCCAGCCAATGCACAGTTTATTAGTCCCAGTTGGGGATTTGGAGTAGCCGCGGGTGGAGCCAGAGGCGATAACGCTGGAGAAGATGAAGTGTGGGTTCCGCAAATTCGTGGCTTTGTTCAAAAAGGACTAACCCAGGATTTGGCAATCCAAATTGGATTAGCCTACACCGAACTGGAAGCGAGTGGACGGTATGATACTCAAACCCTAATGGGTGACTTCCGATTTTTACTCAAGCCGATGAAGATGCAACAGATGTTCCCCTACTTCTATGCCGGCGTTGGCGCAACGAAGGATATGGGATACAACTCATCCGATTGGCTTCCCGTTATCCCCGCCGGTCTTGGTCTGCAAACCAAGCTTGGCGACCAACTGATGTTCGACATTAATGCGGGATACAATCTGTCGTTATCCGACAAATTTGTTAATCCCGGTGGCTCGAGCTCGGTCAACAACTTCACTGGCAAGAAAAATGGCGGGTTCTTTGATATCATGGTTGGATTAGTTTACACCAGCGTCGTTAGAAATCCGCAACGCGAGCGCGATGCCCGGTTAATTGATGAAGAGCGTCAACGCCAACAGAATGCTGAGTTAGCCAGGCAAAAAGCTAAGAACGACAGTGTGAATCGTATTAGCGAAATGAAGGCGATGCGCGATAGTATGACGAGCGTATCGAAACTGAACGCATTGCGCGACAGTATGAATCATGCCGCCGATCTTCGACTCATTGAACAACTACGAAAAGACTTGAAAAACGAAACCGTTTTCATTTTCGAAAAGGGAAAAAAGGTTATCCTCCGAGGGATCACTTTTGAATTTAACAAGGCGAGCATTCGTTCGGAATCGGAATGGGTACTTGAAAAAGCACGGGCTTCGTTGGTTGCCAATCCGAATGTTACAGTCATTGTATCCGGACATACCGACAACGTTGGAAGTAACGAATACAACCAAACACTGTCGCTGGAACGGGCACAGGCAGTCAAAGATTGGTTAGTAGGAAAAGGTATCAGCGCTAATCGGATGCGAGTCGCTGGCAAAGGTGAAACTGAGCCAACCGCGACAAATGAAACCGATGATGGTCGTGCGTTGAATCGCCGTATTGAGTTCTACGTCGAGTAGCATTGGTAGAAGGAGTGAAACATGTTGTGGACGATTATTATCATCTTGATTTTGCTCTGGTTGGTGGGAATAATCTCATCCTACACCATCGGCGGATTCATTCATGTTTTGTTGGTGATAGCGATAATCGTGGTCTTGGTTCGATTGATTCGGGGACGTAAAGATATTCTCTAATCGTGGAACAAAGAGTGATGATGAGGGAAAAGCGCGTCTCGAAAGGGACGCGTTTTTTTATTGTGCTCTGCGGTGGGTCGAGGATGTTTCAACATCCACTTTCGGTTCGCTGCTGTAACACACGGTGGATATAATCCTACAGCCCTGCACGAATAGACACCTTGAAGTTGGGTACAAATTTATCACCGGGATTGAGACCACAATCGATTCGAAACACATCAACAAATGGCATCGCTAAAGTTATCGCGACCCCATACCCCCAGTAATACCGTTCGCCAAAAAATCGTTGTTGTTTTATCCAAGCTTGCCCAATTTCAGAAAAACCACTTACTGAAACTCCGTACTTTAAGTTTCGAGTGTACTTTGCAATTCGTTTTGGAGCGCCAAACCAATCCCAATATTGAGTTGGAATAAGACGATAACGAAGGTCGACGGCGACCTTCCCTAAATAATCGCCATCTACTTCCACATCGGGATTCCCGCGAACCGTCATTTCCTCACCGAGTGTCGTTTGCATGTAACGTGGACTAACCCCAGACACTCCGAGACCGGTTGCTTGTGCCGATAGCGTCCAAT
The sequence above is a segment of the bacterium genome. Coding sequences within it:
- a CDS encoding lmo0937 family membrane protein, which gives rise to MLWTIIIILILLWLVGIISSYTIGGFIHVLLVIAIIVVLVRLIRGRKDIL
- a CDS encoding OmpA family protein, encoding MKFVILITSLALLLCAFNPANAQFISPSWGFGVAAGGARGDNAGEDEVWVPQIRGFVQKGLTQDLAIQIGLAYTELEASGRYDTQTLMGDFRFLLKPMKMQQMFPYFYAGVGATKDMGYNSSDWLPVIPAGLGLQTKLGDQLMFDINAGYNLSLSDKFVNPGGSSSVNNFTGKKNGGFFDIMVGLVYTSVVRNPQRERDARLIDEERQRQQNAELARQKAKNDSVNRISEMKAMRDSMTSVSKLNALRDSMNHAADLRLIEQLRKDLKNETVFIFEKGKKVILRGITFEFNKASIRSESEWVLEKARASLVANPNVTVIVSGHTDNVGSNEYNQTLSLERAQAVKDWLVGKGISANRMRVAGKGETEPTATNETDDGRALNRRIEFYVE